One genomic window of Halorubrum hochsteinianum includes the following:
- the malA gene encoding alpha-amylase MalA, giving the protein MHHPGPPRFLATGERTELAPRDPDPDGRYAWRVADAPPGSEATVGDAPVTEFTPDVPGRYLLGLDAPDGDHLLTVRAFAASYEGVDVAGGSGTAIRDRDGGDAPAGYAARERREGVGRPRVRVDARVEFDGDGAAGERAGEAVFTATPTPNPESTLDAADLAVTFAVDDRDVERAMAAGRTNPRDALDVAEDGRELRVPLDAVPDRLRVHAVAVARDSGADPRVSVADAAAVERVPADGRPDDDAGEAGLTPDAPDFETRRLNDPPEWTEGASVYEVFVRTFADADEGETFDAIAERIPKIAALGVDTLWLTPVLGHDGKPHGYNIVDFFDTADDLGDRDDFEALVETAHDHGLRVLFDFVANHTAREHEWFRDAYRNPDSPYRDRYEWQESGEPGTYFDWELIANLNHANLDVRRFLLDVIDEWAPLVDGFRCDMAWAVPDSFWRELRDRVKDIDREFLLMDETIPYIPGFHEGMFDVHFDATLYFQLRQVGRGAEPAASVLDAVDQRAEIGFPDHAEFLQYIENHDETRYRVECGDAAAAAAGAAIMTLPGVPMAYAGQEIGQRGRRDAIAWDHAREDVRDRYERLVATRREHPALGPAGDLARVDYHVASGDPTERPIVASGDVHPDDVVAFRRRDGDDDLVVVLNFAPADASVAVGLDHGERDLVTGTECVVADADGTDRIRVGDVAVVPVDSE; this is encoded by the coding sequence ATGCACCACCCCGGACCCCCGCGCTTCCTCGCGACCGGCGAGCGGACCGAGTTGGCACCGAGAGACCCGGACCCGGACGGCCGGTACGCGTGGCGCGTCGCCGACGCGCCCCCGGGCAGCGAGGCGACCGTCGGCGACGCCCCCGTGACCGAGTTCACCCCGGACGTCCCGGGCCGCTATCTGCTCGGGCTGGACGCGCCGGACGGCGACCACCTCCTCACGGTGCGGGCGTTCGCCGCGAGCTACGAGGGGGTCGACGTCGCGGGCGGGAGCGGCACCGCGATACGCGACCGCGACGGGGGCGACGCGCCGGCGGGGTACGCCGCGCGGGAACGCCGCGAGGGAGTCGGGCGACCGCGCGTTCGGGTGGACGCGCGCGTCGAGTTCGACGGCGACGGCGCGGCCGGGGAGCGCGCCGGCGAGGCGGTGTTCACCGCGACCCCGACGCCGAACCCGGAGTCGACGCTCGACGCCGCGGATCTGGCGGTGACGTTCGCCGTCGACGACCGCGACGTCGAGCGCGCGATGGCGGCGGGACGCACAAACCCCCGGGACGCGCTCGACGTGGCCGAGGACGGCCGCGAACTCCGCGTGCCGCTCGACGCCGTGCCGGACCGGCTCCGCGTCCACGCGGTCGCGGTGGCGAGGGACTCGGGCGCGGATCCGCGGGTCAGCGTCGCCGACGCGGCCGCGGTCGAGCGCGTCCCCGCCGACGGTCGCCCCGACGACGACGCCGGGGAGGCGGGGCTGACGCCCGACGCGCCCGACTTCGAGACGCGGCGGCTCAACGACCCGCCGGAGTGGACCGAGGGGGCCTCCGTCTACGAGGTGTTCGTCCGCACCTTCGCGGACGCCGACGAGGGGGAGACGTTCGACGCCATCGCCGAGCGAATCCCGAAGATCGCTGCGCTCGGCGTCGACACGCTGTGGCTCACGCCGGTCCTCGGCCACGACGGGAAACCGCACGGGTACAACATCGTCGACTTCTTCGACACCGCCGACGACCTCGGGGACCGCGATGACTTCGAGGCGCTCGTCGAGACCGCCCACGACCACGGGCTGCGCGTCCTCTTCGACTTCGTCGCAAACCACACCGCCCGCGAACACGAGTGGTTCCGCGACGCCTACCGGAACCCCGACTCGCCGTACCGGGACCGCTACGAGTGGCAGGAGTCGGGCGAGCCGGGCACCTACTTCGACTGGGAGCTGATCGCGAACCTGAACCACGCGAACCTCGACGTGCGGCGGTTCCTGCTCGACGTGATAGACGAGTGGGCACCGCTGGTCGACGGGTTCCGCTGCGACATGGCGTGGGCCGTGCCCGACTCGTTCTGGCGCGAACTCCGCGACCGCGTGAAGGACATCGACCGCGAGTTCCTCCTGATGGACGAGACCATCCCGTACATCCCGGGGTTCCACGAGGGGATGTTCGACGTACACTTCGACGCGACGCTGTACTTCCAGCTCAGACAGGTGGGCCGGGGGGCGGAGCCGGCCGCCAGCGTCCTCGACGCGGTCGACCAGCGCGCCGAGATCGGATTCCCCGACCACGCGGAGTTCCTCCAATACATCGAGAACCACGACGAGACGCGCTACCGCGTCGAGTGCGGCGACGCCGCCGCCGCGGCCGCGGGCGCGGCGATCATGACCCTGCCGGGCGTGCCGATGGCGTACGCCGGGCAAGAAATCGGCCAGCGCGGGCGGCGCGACGCCATCGCGTGGGACCACGCGCGCGAGGACGTGCGCGATCGCTACGAGCGCCTGGTCGCGACGCGACGGGAACACCCGGCGCTCGGACCGGCGGGGGACCTCGCGCGCGTCGACTACCACGTCGCGAGCGGCGACCCCACGGAGCGACCGATCGTCGCCAGCGGCGACGTACACCCCGACGACGTGGTCGCGTTCCGCCGGCGCGACGGCGACGACGACCTCGTCGTCGTCCTCAACTTCGCGCCCGCGGACGCAAGCGTCGCGGTCGGGCTCGACCACGGCGAGCGCGACCTCGTCACGGGGACCGAATGCGTCGTCGCGGACGCCGACGGGACCGATCGGATCCGCGTCGGCGACGTGGCCGTGGTACCGGTCGATTCGGAGTGA